The Vibrio sp. SNU_ST1 genome has a segment encoding these proteins:
- the ihfB gene encoding integration host factor subunit beta, protein MTKSELIERLCAEQTHLSAKEIEDAVKDILEHMASTLESGDRIEIRGFGSFSLHYREPRVGRNPKTGDKVELEGKYVPHFKPGKELRERVNSGL, encoded by the coding sequence ATGACTAAGTCTGAATTGATTGAAAGACTGTGCGCTGAGCAAACGCATCTTTCTGCAAAAGAAATTGAAGACGCTGTAAAAGACATTTTAGAGCACATGGCTTCAACACTAGAAAGTGGTGATCGAATCGAAATTCGCGGCTTTGGCAGCTTTTCTCTGCATTACCGTGAACCTCGTGTTGGACGTAATCCTAAAACTGGTGACAAGGTTGAGTTGGAAGGTAAATACGTTCCTCACTTCAAACCAGGTAAAGAGCTACGCGAACGAGTAAACTCAGGGTTGTAG
- the rpsA gene encoding 30S ribosomal protein S1 — translation MTESFAQLFEEFLSETEFQQGSIVKGTVVAIENGYVLVDAGLKSESAIPAEQFKNAAGELEVEVGAEVDVALDAVEDGFGETQLSREKAKRHEAWIVLEKACEEAETVVGIINGKVKGGFTVELNGIRAFLPGSLVDVRPIRDTAHLENKELEFKVIKLDQKRNNVVVSRRAVIESENSVERDELLETLQEGTEVKGIVKNLTDYGAFVDLGGVDGLLHITDMAWKRVKHPSEIVNVGDEILVKVLKFDRERTRVSLGLKQLGEDPWVAIAKRYPEGHKLSGRVTNLTDYGCFVEIEEGVEGLVHVSEMDWTNKNIHPSKVVNVGDEVEVMVLDIDEERRRISLGLKQCKANPWQSFAEMQAKGDKVTGKIKSITDFGIFIGLEGGIDGLVHLSDISWNAAGEEAVREYKKGDEISAVVLAVDAERERISLGVKQMENDPFNAYVADNKKGVLVNGTVTAVDAKGATIELIEGVEGYLRASEVSRDRIEDASLILSVGDSVEAKFTGVDRKNRVINLSIKAKDEADEQEAMASLNKSDEGAFGNAMADAFKAAKGE, via the coding sequence CTGCTGAACAATTCAAGAACGCTGCTGGCGAACTTGAAGTTGAAGTTGGTGCTGAAGTAGACGTAGCTCTAGACGCTGTTGAAGATGGTTTCGGTGAAACTCAACTTTCTCGTGAGAAAGCTAAGCGTCACGAAGCTTGGATCGTACTTGAGAAAGCTTGTGAAGAAGCTGAAACTGTTGTTGGTATCATCAACGGTAAAGTTAAAGGCGGTTTCACTGTTGAACTTAACGGTATCCGTGCTTTCCTTCCAGGTTCTCTAGTAGACGTACGTCCTATCCGTGACACTGCTCACCTAGAAAACAAAGAGCTAGAGTTCAAAGTAATCAAGCTAGACCAGAAGCGTAACAACGTTGTTGTTTCTCGTCGTGCTGTTATCGAATCTGAAAACAGTGTTGAGCGTGACGAACTTCTTGAAACTCTACAAGAAGGTACTGAAGTTAAAGGTATCGTTAAGAACCTTACTGACTACGGTGCATTCGTTGATCTTGGCGGTGTTGACGGTCTTCTACATATCACAGATATGGCTTGGAAGCGCGTTAAGCACCCATCAGAGATCGTTAACGTTGGTGACGAAATCCTAGTTAAAGTTCTTAAGTTCGATCGTGAGCGCACTCGTGTTTCACTAGGTCTTAAGCAACTAGGCGAAGATCCATGGGTAGCAATCGCTAAGCGTTACCCAGAAGGTCACAAGCTTTCTGGTCGTGTTACAAACCTAACTGACTACGGCTGCTTCGTTGAAATCGAAGAAGGCGTTGAAGGTCTAGTACACGTTTCTGAAATGGATTGGACTAACAAGAACATCCACCCTTCTAAAGTTGTTAATGTTGGCGACGAAGTTGAGGTTATGGTTCTTGATATCGACGAAGAACGTCGTCGTATCTCTCTAGGTCTGAAACAGTGTAAAGCTAACCCATGGCAGTCATTTGCAGAAATGCAAGCTAAGGGCGACAAAGTTACTGGTAAGATCAAGTCTATCACTGACTTTGGTATCTTCATCGGTCTAGAAGGCGGTATCGACGGTCTTGTACACCTATCTGACATTTCTTGGAACGCTGCCGGCGAAGAAGCTGTACGTGAATACAAGAAAGGCGACGAAATCTCTGCTGTTGTTCTAGCAGTAGATGCAGAGCGTGAGCGTATTTCTCTTGGCGTTAAGCAAATGGAAAACGACCCGTTCAACGCATACGTTGCTGACAACAAGAAAGGTGTTCTTGTAAACGGTACTGTAACTGCAGTTGACGCTAAAGGCGCTACTATCGAGCTAATCGAAGGCGTTGAAGGCTACCTACGTGCTTCTGAAGTTTCTCGTGACCGTATCGAAGATGCATCTCTAATCCTAAGCGTTGGCGACAGCGTTGAAGCGAAGTTCACTGGTGTAGACCGTAAGAACCGCGTAATCAACCTATCTATCAAAGCTAAAGATGAAGCTGATGAGCAAGAAGCAATGGCTTCACTGAACAAGTCTGATGAAGGCGCGTTCGGTAACGCAATGGCAGACGCATTCAAAGCTGCTAAAGGCGAATAA
- a CDS encoding LapA family protein — MKIIKIVAVIALFLMALALGSQNQTIVNFNYLLAQGNFHLSSLLGVVFVSGFALAWLVFGNMHMRSQLKIHRLKKQLNKQSKQVAAETKA, encoded by the coding sequence ATGAAAATTATAAAAATAGTCGCTGTTATCGCACTTTTCCTAATGGCACTGGCTTTAGGCTCTCAAAACCAAACAATTGTGAATTTCAATTATTTGCTAGCGCAAGGTAACTTCCACCTCTCAAGCTTGCTAGGTGTTGTATTCGTTTCAGGTTTTGCTCTTGCTTGGTTAGTCTTTGGAAATATGCACATGCGATCTCAACTAAAAATTCATCGCTTGAAGAAGCAACTCAATAAGCAATCAAAGCAGGTCGCTGCTGAAACTAAAGCTTAA